In Nematostella vectensis chromosome 2, jaNemVect1.1, whole genome shotgun sequence, one genomic interval encodes:
- the LOC5509094 gene encoding fibroblast growth factor 1 isoform X1: MTSAWAPFYPEMQKHYIDASRHAKRSSRNNMTTATSLTTPQKFSISKLLEEARLGDRRLSSPILARCNRSSLKWLPVESTLPASPLTCTTDIRLYCKNQLFLQISDDGSVSGTRDQLCPYATLEIHTLSKNTVRIYSPKVKKYLAIDSNGRLCSKVKASEDTVLHHTHELNDFHTFASQKYYKDSAHDMFVALQRDGQPRKATTTYRLHKASQFLIV, encoded by the exons ATGACTTCCGCATGGGCTCCATTTTACCCAGAGATGCAAAAACATTATATCGATGCCTCCAGACACGCTAAGAGGTCTTCAAG AAATAACATGACGACAGCGACCTCTCTCACTACGCCTCAGAAGTTCTCTATCTCCAAACTTCTCGAGGAAGCCCGCTTAGGTGACAGAAGGCTCAGCTCCCCAATCCTAGCGCGCTGCAATAGATCTTCCCTCAAGTGGCTCCCTGTGGAATCCACCCTACCAGCTTCGCCGCTGACATGTACGACTGACATACGCCTTTACTGTAAAAACCAGCTGTTCTTGCAAATAAGCGATGATGGGAGCGTGTCGGGGACTCGAGATCAGCTCTGTCCTTATG CGACGTTAGAAATTCACACTCTTTCCAAGAACACAGTTCGAATCTACTCGCCGAAAGTGAAAAAATACCTTGCAATTGACAGCAACGGCCGCTTGTGCTCTAAGGTAA AAGCGTCTGAAGATACAGTTTTACACCACACCCACGAGTTGAACGATTTCCATACATTCGCCTCGCAGAAGTACTACAAAGACTCGGCCCACGACATGTTCGTCGCGCTGCAAAGAGACGGACAACCGCGAAAGGCTACCACGACATACAGACTGCACAAGGCTTCGCAATTCCTAATTGTATAG
- the LOC5509094 gene encoding fibroblast growth factor 1 isoform X2 translates to MTSAWAPFYPEMQKHYIDASRHAKRSSRNNMTTATSLTTPQKFSISKLLEEARLGDRRLSSPILARCNRSSLKWLPVESTLPASPLTCTTDIRLYCKNQLFLQISDDGSVSGTRDQLCPYATLEIHTLSKNTVRIYSPKVKKYLAIDSNGRLCSKEASEDTVLHHTHELNDFHTFASQKYYKDSAHDMFVALQRDGQPRKATTTYRLHKASQFLIV, encoded by the exons ATGACTTCCGCATGGGCTCCATTTTACCCAGAGATGCAAAAACATTATATCGATGCCTCCAGACACGCTAAGAGGTCTTCAAG AAATAACATGACGACAGCGACCTCTCTCACTACGCCTCAGAAGTTCTCTATCTCCAAACTTCTCGAGGAAGCCCGCTTAGGTGACAGAAGGCTCAGCTCCCCAATCCTAGCGCGCTGCAATAGATCTTCCCTCAAGTGGCTCCCTGTGGAATCCACCCTACCAGCTTCGCCGCTGACATGTACGACTGACATACGCCTTTACTGTAAAAACCAGCTGTTCTTGCAAATAAGCGATGATGGGAGCGTGTCGGGGACTCGAGATCAGCTCTGTCCTTATG CGACGTTAGAAATTCACACTCTTTCCAAGAACACAGTTCGAATCTACTCGCCGAAAGTGAAAAAATACCTTGCAATTGACAGCAACGGCCGCTTGTGCTCTAAG GAAGCGTCTGAAGATACAGTTTTACACCACACCCACGAGTTGAACGATTTCCATACATTCGCCTCGCAGAAGTACTACAAAGACTCGGCCCACGACATGTTCGTCGCGCTGCAAAGAGACGGACAACCGCGAAAGGCTACCACGACATACAGACTGCACAAGGCTTCGCAATTCCTAATTGTATAG
- the LOC5509094 gene encoding fibroblast growth factor 1 isoform X3, with product MTTATSLTTPQKFSISKLLEEARLGDRRLSSPILARCNRSSLKWLPVESTLPASPLTCTTDIRLYCKNQLFLQISDDGSVSGTRDQLCPYATLEIHTLSKNTVRIYSPKVKKYLAIDSNGRLCSKVKASEDTVLHHTHELNDFHTFASQKYYKDSAHDMFVALQRDGQPRKATTTYRLHKASQFLIV from the exons ATGACGACAGCGACCTCTCTCACTACGCCTCAGAAGTTCTCTATCTCCAAACTTCTCGAGGAAGCCCGCTTAGGTGACAGAAGGCTCAGCTCCCCAATCCTAGCGCGCTGCAATAGATCTTCCCTCAAGTGGCTCCCTGTGGAATCCACCCTACCAGCTTCGCCGCTGACATGTACGACTGACATACGCCTTTACTGTAAAAACCAGCTGTTCTTGCAAATAAGCGATGATGGGAGCGTGTCGGGGACTCGAGATCAGCTCTGTCCTTATG CGACGTTAGAAATTCACACTCTTTCCAAGAACACAGTTCGAATCTACTCGCCGAAAGTGAAAAAATACCTTGCAATTGACAGCAACGGCCGCTTGTGCTCTAAGGTAA AAGCGTCTGAAGATACAGTTTTACACCACACCCACGAGTTGAACGATTTCCATACATTCGCCTCGCAGAAGTACTACAAAGACTCGGCCCACGACATGTTCGTCGCGCTGCAAAGAGACGGACAACCGCGAAAGGCTACCACGACATACAGACTGCACAAGGCTTCGCAATTCCTAATTGTATAG